In Burkholderia sp. WP9, a genomic segment contains:
- the hisC gene encoding histidinol-phosphate transaminase gives MTTPQDIIRRDVLAMTSYPVPDATGYIKLDAMENPFPLPPVLAAHLGEHLAGVALNRYPAPRPDALIEKIKRVMKVPAGCDVLLGNGSDEIISMVSVACAQPGAKVLAPVPGFVMYQMSAKLANLEFVGVPLKADLTLDTEAMLAAIAEHQPAIVYLAYPNNPTGTLFDDADMERIIAAANKSLVVIDEAYQPFAQQSWLPRADAFDNVVVMRTVSKLGLAGIRLGYLVGKPAWLTEFDKVRPPYNTNVLTQAAADFLLDHIDVLDSQAAQLRDERTKLAHAVAELPGAEVFPSAGNFLLVRVPDASVLFETLLAARVLIKNVSKMHPLLANCVRLTVGSPEENAQLLAGLKLVLH, from the coding sequence ATGACGACACCTCAAGACATCATCCGCCGCGACGTGCTCGCGATGACGAGCTATCCGGTTCCGGACGCGACGGGCTATATCAAGCTCGACGCGATGGAAAACCCGTTCCCGCTGCCGCCGGTGCTGGCCGCGCATCTGGGCGAGCATCTGGCCGGGGTCGCGCTGAACCGCTATCCGGCGCCGCGTCCGGATGCGCTGATCGAGAAGATCAAGCGTGTGATGAAAGTGCCCGCCGGCTGCGACGTGCTGCTCGGCAACGGCTCGGACGAAATCATCAGCATGGTGTCGGTCGCGTGCGCGCAGCCGGGCGCCAAGGTGCTCGCGCCGGTGCCGGGCTTCGTGATGTATCAGATGTCGGCGAAACTGGCGAATCTCGAGTTCGTCGGCGTGCCGCTGAAGGCGGATTTGACGCTCGATACCGAAGCGATGCTGGCCGCGATCGCCGAGCACCAGCCGGCGATCGTCTATCTCGCGTATCCGAACAACCCGACCGGCACGTTGTTCGACGACGCCGACATGGAGCGGATCATCGCTGCGGCCAATAAGAGCCTCGTGGTGATCGACGAGGCCTACCAGCCGTTCGCGCAGCAAAGCTGGCTGCCGCGCGCCGACGCGTTCGACAATGTCGTAGTCATGCGCACGGTGTCCAAGCTCGGTCTGGCCGGCATCCGTCTCGGGTATCTGGTCGGCAAGCCGGCCTGGCTGACCGAATTCGACAAGGTGCGGCCTCCGTACAACACCAACGTGCTCACGCAAGCCGCCGCCGATTTCCTGCTCGATCACATCGACGTGCTCGATTCCCAAGCCGCGCAATTGCGTGACGAACGGACGAAACTCGCGCACGCGGTGGCCGAGTTGCCGGGCGCCGAAGTGTTCCCAAGCGCCGGCAACTTCCTGCTGGTGCGCGTGCCGGATGCATCGGTCCTGTTCGAAACGCTACTGGCGGCGCGGGTTTTGATCAAAAACGTGAGTAAAATGCATCCATTGCTGGCCAATTGCGTGCGTTTGACCGTCGGTTCGCCGGAAGAAAACGCGCAGTTGCTCGCCGGACTGAAGCTCGTATTGCATTGA